In one window of Cellulophaga sp. HaHa_2_95 DNA:
- a CDS encoding two-component regulator propeller domain-containing protein — protein MSYPLNNANTKQSIVYLIWSLLVFISPACFAQNSLKFEHLNTENGLSQSDVNTIFQDDNGFMWFGTHDGLNRYDGYNFTVFKPNPENSHSISSNLIWKIIDDDQGNLWIGTTGGGLNYFDKKTEKFKSFKHDSKNEFSIISDYITLLFKDSNNRLWVGTSKGIDMADLSKSTDSLKFEHFNLYQNSKTPTRNSNNVSTFYEDSMHQVWIGGINGLSKLSRDSNGDIYFQEVNKQINLPNIQVRSIVEDSYGHLILATNNGLYRYAPNEKENQLQFIYKGTFNTVSINNFHIWAGSDDGLLEFSNLAEDKIPKLVGLYKYDPENPTNSLSKNAVKSLHIDHTGIVWVGVNGGGINKFDPQRKQFSHIKKNLELGSLSNDKIRAIHEDSNDNLWIGTEGGGLNLLGKTNATSNFNEFQHFTKINKVFAIEEIKLKSSTKLFVGGENAPGLFEIQLNTHKKITDKDLKEIPEVPSSVFSILQDKDRNVWLGSYNGGIQRWLINADGDSFTKDDLKHNPTIETSIPNNIIRDIYQDNKGNIWFATGNGLAKLPVDQITSKNPKFVIYKNVPNDARTISHNYILTVFESKSGVIWAGTFGGGLNKLIPATKDTPEHFKTYAEKDGLPNNVIKGILEDDHGNLWLSTNKGLSKFDIQRESIQNYDVNDGLQSNEFSELAAFKTKDGLMLFGGINGFTAFYPEEIISNKVMAETVLTNFSIFNKPVAIGAKINGRIILDQAINSIDDIELKYSENSFSFEFAALHYAASNKNKYAYKLDGFDKDWIYTTADNRFATYTNLEPGSYILRVKASNNDNIWDETPVELEINVTPPWWRTTFAKIIYVLMAIGLLHAFRRFTIIRSAEKHQLELEHLENDKNEEIHRLKLEFFTNISHEFRTPLTLIKGPLDYLIKKGSEMSPKEARDQYGLMRKNTNYLLRLVDQLLDFRKMDHGKMNLNLSKSDIVGFLKEVGEPFQFLSRKKEINFQIETSKDAIVSWFDPDAVEKIINNLLSNAFKFTPENGTILLNIFDGTDFRKPDDIAVDIDQDKYIVIQVKDSGPGIPAHRLQHIFERFYTEIGLTTHVNTKGTGIGLSFTKNLVELHQGIIKVKSDSENGSTFFVWLPKEKETFEASKEINFHEVFEPNTFISKVDADSHAISFMDDIIDQNMTRSRSKLPLLLIVDDNPDIRSFIKRGLGESYYIYEAENGEKGLELANKFMPNIIITDLMMPVMDGIELCNKLKSAKETSHIPVVMLTAKTSQEKEIEGLKTGADAYIRKPFDLELLELKLSNILKDREELRKKFNREITLQPNEVTVTSSDESFLQNAIEIVEKHMMNSEFSVEMLVKEMSMSRSNLYLKIKELTGLSSSEFIRNIRLKRAVQLFEKSDLSVKEIMYMTGFNTASYFSKCFKKQFGVIPSKYIRLTNNEEGTTEES, from the coding sequence ATGAGCTACCCCCTTAATAATGCAAACACAAAACAAAGTATTGTCTATTTAATATGGAGTCTTTTGGTATTCATATCCCCTGCTTGTTTTGCGCAAAATTCATTAAAATTTGAGCATTTAAATACCGAGAATGGATTATCACAAAGTGATGTAAATACCATTTTTCAAGATGACAATGGTTTTATGTGGTTTGGTACTCATGACGGATTAAATAGATACGACGGTTATAATTTTACCGTTTTTAAACCTAATCCAGAAAATTCTCATAGTATAAGTAGCAATTTAATTTGGAAGATAATTGATGATGACCAGGGTAATTTATGGATTGGGACTACTGGAGGTGGCCTAAATTATTTTGATAAAAAAACAGAAAAGTTCAAGAGTTTTAAGCACGATTCTAAAAATGAATTTAGCATTATAAGTGATTATATCACCTTACTTTTTAAAGACAGTAACAACAGATTATGGGTAGGTACATCAAAAGGCATTGATATGGCCGATTTATCTAAGTCTACTGATTCGTTAAAATTTGAGCATTTTAACTTATATCAAAATAGTAAAACCCCAACAAGAAACAGTAATAACGTTAGTACTTTTTATGAAGATAGTATGCACCAAGTATGGATTGGTGGTATTAACGGACTTTCAAAATTATCCAGAGATAGCAATGGAGATATATACTTTCAAGAAGTTAACAAGCAAATAAATTTACCCAACATTCAAGTAAGGTCTATCGTTGAAGATAGTTACGGTCATTTAATACTAGCGACAAATAATGGCCTATATCGCTACGCACCTAATGAAAAAGAAAATCAACTTCAATTTATATACAAGGGTACATTCAATACCGTTTCTATAAATAATTTTCATATTTGGGCAGGTTCAGACGACGGTCTATTAGAATTCTCCAATCTAGCAGAAGATAAAATACCTAAGTTAGTTGGCTTATATAAGTATGACCCAGAAAATCCTACCAATAGTTTAAGCAAGAACGCTGTAAAATCTCTTCACATAGACCACACCGGTATTGTCTGGGTAGGCGTTAATGGTGGCGGCATCAATAAATTTGATCCTCAAAGAAAGCAGTTTTCACATATTAAAAAAAATCTTGAGCTAGGCAGTTTAAGCAACGATAAAATTAGAGCAATACATGAAGATAGTAATGACAATCTATGGATTGGAACAGAAGGCGGCGGACTAAATTTACTAGGTAAAACCAATGCCACGAGTAATTTTAATGAATTTCAGCATTTTACAAAAATTAATAAAGTATTTGCTATTGAAGAGATAAAGCTCAAGAGTTCTACCAAATTATTTGTGGGTGGCGAAAATGCACCCGGATTATTTGAAATACAATTAAATACGCATAAAAAAATCACGGATAAAGACCTCAAAGAAATCCCAGAAGTTCCTAGTAGTGTCTTTTCGATTTTACAAGACAAAGACCGGAATGTTTGGTTAGGATCATACAATGGAGGCATACAACGTTGGTTAATCAACGCAGATGGAGATAGTTTTACAAAAGATGATTTAAAACATAACCCAACTATTGAGACTAGCATTCCCAACAATATTATTAGAGATATCTATCAAGACAATAAGGGTAACATTTGGTTTGCAACAGGTAATGGCTTAGCTAAATTACCTGTTGATCAAATTACCTCTAAGAATCCAAAATTTGTTATTTATAAGAATGTTCCTAATGATGCGCGTACTATAAGTCATAATTATATTCTGACCGTTTTTGAAAGCAAATCTGGAGTTATCTGGGCCGGAACATTTGGTGGCGGATTAAACAAATTAATTCCCGCAACTAAAGATACGCCAGAACACTTTAAAACCTATGCTGAAAAAGATGGGCTACCCAACAATGTTATCAAAGGTATACTAGAAGATGACCATGGGAACCTTTGGCTATCTACCAATAAAGGCCTATCAAAATTTGATATTCAACGAGAGAGTATTCAAAATTATGACGTAAATGATGGGTTACAAAGCAATGAATTTAGTGAATTAGCAGCTTTTAAAACTAAAGATGGGTTAATGCTTTTTGGTGGTATTAATGGCTTTACTGCGTTCTATCCAGAGGAGATTATTAGCAATAAAGTTATGGCTGAAACTGTTTTAACAAACTTTTCCATCTTTAATAAACCCGTTGCTATAGGTGCAAAAATTAATGGTCGCATTATATTAGATCAAGCTATAAATTCTATTGATGATATTGAATTGAAATACAGTGAGAATAGTTTTTCTTTCGAATTTGCAGCCTTACATTATGCGGCGTCTAATAAAAACAAATATGCTTATAAACTAGATGGTTTTGATAAAGATTGGATTTATACTACTGCAGATAACAGGTTTGCTACCTACACCAACCTTGAACCAGGTTCCTACATTTTACGCGTAAAAGCGTCAAATAATGATAATATTTGGGATGAAACCCCAGTAGAACTAGAAATAAATGTTACACCTCCTTGGTGGCGTACTACTTTTGCTAAAATTATTTATGTCCTAATGGCCATTGGACTACTACATGCCTTTAGACGATTTACAATTATTAGATCTGCAGAGAAGCATCAGCTAGAATTGGAGCATTTAGAAAATGACAAAAATGAAGAAATTCACCGTTTAAAATTGGAGTTTTTCACCAATATCTCCCATGAGTTTAGAACTCCATTGACGCTTATTAAAGGTCCTTTAGATTACTTAATCAAAAAAGGATCAGAAATGAGCCCCAAAGAAGCAAGAGATCAATATGGTTTAATGCGTAAAAATACAAACTACCTCTTACGCCTTGTAGATCAGTTATTGGACTTCAGAAAAATGGATCATGGAAAAATGAACCTTAATCTAAGTAAGAGTGATATTGTTGGATTTTTAAAGGAAGTGGGTGAACCTTTTCAGTTTTTAAGCAGAAAAAAAGAAATTAATTTTCAAATTGAAACTTCCAAGGATGCTATTGTTTCTTGGTTTGATCCTGATGCGGTTGAAAAAATTATCAATAATTTATTATCAAACGCCTTTAAGTTCACCCCTGAAAATGGAACCATCCTATTAAACATTTTTGACGGTACAGATTTTAGAAAACCAGATGATATCGCAGTAGATATAGATCAAGACAAATACATTGTTATACAAGTAAAAGACTCTGGACCCGGAATTCCTGCGCATAGATTACAACATATTTTTGAGCGTTTCTACACAGAGATTGGATTAACCACTCATGTAAATACGAAGGGGACAGGTATTGGACTATCTTTTACTAAAAACTTAGTAGAGCTACATCAAGGAATTATAAAAGTAAAAAGTGATTCTGAAAATGGCTCTACCTTCTTTGTATGGCTTCCTAAAGAAAAAGAAACCTTTGAAGCTAGTAAAGAAATAAACTTTCATGAAGTTTTTGAGCCCAATACCTTCATAAGTAAAGTTGATGCTGATTCCCACGCTATTAGCTTTATGGATGATATTATAGACCAAAACATGACAAGATCTAGGTCCAAGCTACCATTACTATTAATTGTAGACGATAATCCAGACATTAGGTCTTTTATTAAGAGAGGTCTAGGAGAAAGCTATTATATCTATGAGGCAGAGAATGGTGAAAAGGGCTTAGAATTGGCAAACAAATTTATGCCCAATATCATAATCACAGATCTTATGATGCCTGTCATGGACGGAATAGAACTTTGCAATAAACTTAAAAGTGCCAAAGAAACGAGTCATATTCCTGTTGTTATGTTAACAGCAAAGACATCACAAGAAAAGGAAATTGAAGGACTAAAAACAGGCGCAGATGCCTATATTAGAAAACCTTTTGATCTAGAGTTATTGGAACTAAAACTTTCCAATATTTTAAAAGATCGTGAAGAGTTGCGTAAAAAATTCAACAGAGAGATTACATTACAACCAAATGAAGTAACCGTAACCTCATCTGATGAGAGCTTTTTACAAAATGCCATTGAGATTGTAGAAAAGCATATGATGAATTCAGAATTTAGTGTTGAAATGCTAGTCAAAGAAATGAGTATGAGTAGAAGTAACTTATATTTAAAAATAAAAGAATTAACCGGACTCTCTTCTAGTGAATTTATAAGAAATATCAGATTAAAAAGAGCCGTACAACTTTTTGAAAAAAGCGATCTATCTGTAAAAGAAATTATGTACATGACTGGTTTTAATACCGCATCATACTTTTCTAAATGTTTTAAAAAACAATTTGGTGTCATCCCAAGCAAGTACATAAGACTTACCAACAATGAGGAAGGTACTACTGAGGAATCGTAA
- a CDS encoding MFS transporter, producing the protein MQKEQNTKKTNKRYGILAMVFLTVVINYLDRSNISVAAFALSEDLDLSSVQMGFIFSAFAWTYAILQIPGGFMADKIKTRVLYSVIMALWSIATLVQGMANSFVSLLGLRATIGVFEAPSYPTNNVIVTRWFPEKERASAIAIYTSGQFLGLAFLTPVLTAIQTYLGWRGLFYVSGAVGLVWAILWYVLYRDPKEHATMNQEEIDYIAEGGGLIDGVPDTDKKEKVEKFSWSDLREVFSYRKLWGLYIGQFCLGTIIIFFLTWFPTYLVKYRGLDFLESGFLASIPFLAAFFGVLLSGFTSDFLIKRGYTVEIARKLPIICGMLLSTAIIGANYTDDTFLVILFLSIAFFGNGLASIAWVFISLMAPKKLIGLTGGAFNFIGGLAGIVVPVIIGYLVKDGDFKPALFFIGAIALLGFISYTFIVGKVERIVSRPKN; encoded by the coding sequence ATGCAAAAAGAGCAAAACACCAAGAAAACGAATAAAAGATATGGCATTTTAGCTATGGTTTTTTTAACGGTGGTAATAAATTATTTAGATAGGAGTAATATTTCTGTAGCAGCTTTTGCATTAAGTGAAGATTTAGATTTATCATCTGTTCAAATGGGGTTTATCTTTTCTGCTTTTGCATGGACCTATGCTATTTTACAAATTCCTGGAGGATTTATGGCAGATAAAATAAAGACAAGAGTTTTGTACTCGGTGATTATGGCATTATGGTCTATAGCTACTTTGGTTCAGGGAATGGCTAATTCTTTTGTAAGCTTGTTAGGGTTAAGGGCTACTATAGGTGTTTTTGAGGCACCTTCTTATCCAACGAACAATGTTATTGTTACCCGCTGGTTTCCTGAAAAAGAGCGCGCGTCTGCCATTGCAATTTATACTTCAGGTCAATTTTTGGGGCTTGCATTTCTAACACCAGTTTTGACGGCTATTCAGACGTATCTAGGTTGGCGGGGATTATTTTATGTTTCAGGAGCTGTTGGTTTGGTTTGGGCTATTTTGTGGTATGTTTTATATAGAGATCCTAAAGAGCATGCAACCATGAATCAAGAAGAAATAGACTATATCGCTGAAGGAGGTGGGTTGATAGACGGAGTGCCCGACACTGACAAAAAGGAGAAAGTAGAAAAGTTTAGTTGGTCAGATTTAAGAGAAGTGTTTTCCTATCGGAAGCTATGGGGGTTATATATTGGGCAATTCTGCTTAGGAACTATTATCATATTTTTTTTAACCTGGTTTCCAACGTATTTGGTAAAATATAGAGGTCTAGATTTTCTTGAGTCAGGGTTTTTGGCATCTATTCCTTTTTTAGCAGCATTTTTTGGCGTGTTATTATCTGGGTTTACTTCAGATTTTTTAATAAAAAGAGGCTATACCGTTGAGATAGCGCGTAAGCTGCCTATCATATGTGGTATGTTGCTTTCTACAGCAATTATAGGGGCAAACTATACGGATGATACGTTTCTAGTGATCTTATTTTTATCCATTGCATTTTTTGGAAATGGTTTGGCCAGTATTGCCTGGGTATTTATCTCCTTAATGGCACCTAAAAAACTTATAGGTCTTACGGGTGGTGCGTTTAATTTTATAGGTGGTTTGGCAGGTATTGTTGTGCCTGTTATTATAGGATACTTAGTTAAGGATGGAGATTTTAAACCTGCTTTGTTTTTTATCGGAGCTATAGCTTTGCTAGGTTTCATAAGTTACACTTTTATAGTAGGCAAGGTAGAACGTATTGTTTCTAGACCAAAGAATTAA
- a CDS encoding mandelate racemase/muconate lactonizing enzyme family protein encodes MKIKDIKTYPINVGSGSQLVVKVETDSGIYGWGASGLSGRELAVVGAIQHFKPFLIGKDARQIGALWQEMYRGQYFEGGRVLAAAISAIDIALYDIKGKALGVPVYELLGGKQRDYVDCFASVRFTTREELFDYSLLLVKEGWTMLRLAPAEFESQEDKGLFEARKSIALLSDWLIDLRKEIGSQITLGIDYHTRLNAAETYSFISKMPVGTIDFIEEPIRDESPEAYESLRKLTTVPFTIGEEFSSKWQFVPFIEKNITQYVRLDICNVGGITEAMKVAAMAESHYIDLMPHNPLGPICTAASIHLGAACSNFSWLEEVNTPAQYMGTNAPEYYPLQHTLEGSRYKVLDMPGLGVEFNEDLAAQSEFVPVEIPRLHCSDGSFTNW; translated from the coding sequence ATGAAAATAAAAGATATAAAAACCTACCCCATAAATGTCGGGTCTGGGAGCCAATTGGTAGTAAAGGTGGAGACAGATTCAGGTATATATGGCTGGGGTGCTTCTGGATTATCAGGGCGTGAACTTGCTGTTGTGGGAGCTATTCAGCATTTTAAACCTTTTTTAATTGGTAAGGATGCGAGGCAAATTGGAGCACTTTGGCAAGAGATGTATAGAGGTCAGTATTTTGAAGGCGGTCGTGTATTGGCTGCTGCTATATCGGCAATAGATATTGCTTTATATGATATTAAAGGTAAAGCTTTAGGGGTTCCTGTTTATGAATTATTAGGAGGAAAACAACGCGATTATGTAGACTGTTTTGCATCCGTACGTTTTACCACGAGAGAAGAGTTATTTGATTACTCACTGTTATTGGTTAAAGAAGGGTGGACAATGCTTCGGTTGGCACCTGCAGAGTTTGAATCACAAGAAGATAAAGGTCTTTTTGAAGCTAGAAAATCAATAGCCTTATTATCAGATTGGCTTATCGATTTAAGAAAAGAGATTGGTTCTCAAATTACTTTAGGTATTGATTATCATACACGCTTAAATGCAGCAGAGACGTATTCATTTATCAGCAAGATGCCAGTGGGAACAATAGATTTTATAGAAGAACCTATTAGAGATGAGAGCCCAGAGGCTTATGAAAGTCTCCGTAAGCTCACAACAGTACCTTTCACTATAGGTGAAGAATTTTCAAGCAAATGGCAATTTGTACCTTTTATAGAGAAGAATATTACACAATATGTACGCCTTGATATTTGCAATGTCGGCGGAATAACGGAAGCAATGAAAGTGGCGGCAATGGCAGAGTCTCACTATATTGATCTAATGCCACATAACCCGTTAGGGCCTATTTGTACGGCAGCATCCATTCATTTGGGGGCAGCATGCTCTAATTTTAGTTGGTTAGAAGAGGTAAATACGCCAGCACAATACATGGGTACTAATGCTCCGGAGTACTATCCATTACAACACACATTAGAAGGGTCTCGGTATAAAGTTCTAGATATGCCCGGTTTAGGTGTAGAATTCAATGAAGATTTGGCGGCGCAATCAGAGTTTGTTCCGGTAGAAATTCCTAGACTACACTGTAGTGATGGTTCTTTCACAAATTGGTAA
- a CDS encoding sulfatase-like hydrolase/transferase has product MKTKVYLFVATSFFLACNSKPKQNPAPKKPNIVFIFTDDQTYSSIHALGNSEIITPNMDAMVHEGTTFTNAYNMGSWSGAVCAASRAMLISGRSVWRANNFRQHWIKNDSMDKTWGNLLQNNGYETYMTGKWHVDAPAHKVFEHTTHIRPGMPKDAWDHATMVAKFDSLSKIPNAKSQDIMPNGYNRPLSLNDTTWKPTDTSKGGFWQGGQHWSEVLKDDAIGFINTAKSSEKPFFMYLAFNAPHDPRQAPQEYQDLYAVENMSVPESYMPEYTYRHAIANGDNLRDEALAPFPRTALAVKTHKKEYYASISHVDAQIGKIIEALKNSGKMDNTYIIFTADHGLAMGRHGLLGKQSLFDHSIRPPMIILGPDIPKNKKTNVDVYLQDAMATSLDLAGIDKPKYIEYNSFLNIAKGKESKSSYDAIYGAYLDVQRMIRKDGYKLMVFPKIKKILLFNLNNDPEEMNDISKLPEEQKRIKTLFLDLQKLQKEMDDPLDISDCIVAIH; this is encoded by the coding sequence ATGAAAACAAAAGTTTACTTATTTGTAGCTACAAGCTTTTTTCTTGCTTGCAATAGCAAACCAAAACAAAACCCAGCACCTAAGAAACCGAACATCGTTTTCATTTTCACAGACGATCAAACCTATTCTTCCATACATGCTTTAGGGAACTCAGAAATCATTACTCCCAACATGGATGCCATGGTTCACGAAGGCACCACATTTACAAATGCATATAATATGGGTTCATGGAGTGGCGCCGTTTGCGCTGCCTCAAGAGCTATGCTAATTTCCGGAAGATCCGTATGGAGAGCTAATAATTTTAGGCAACATTGGATTAAAAACGATTCTATGGATAAAACTTGGGGTAACTTACTTCAAAATAATGGCTACGAGACTTACATGACTGGGAAATGGCATGTAGATGCTCCGGCGCATAAGGTTTTTGAACACACCACGCATATTAGACCAGGCATGCCAAAGGATGCTTGGGACCATGCTACTATGGTCGCTAAATTTGATTCGCTTTCGAAAATTCCGAATGCTAAATCGCAAGATATTATGCCTAATGGCTATAACCGCCCGCTTTCATTGAATGATACCACATGGAAGCCAACAGATACTTCTAAAGGCGGATTCTGGCAAGGTGGGCAGCACTGGAGTGAAGTGTTAAAAGACGATGCCATTGGATTTATAAATACGGCTAAATCTAGTGAAAAGCCTTTTTTCATGTACCTAGCTTTTAATGCTCCGCATGACCCTAGACAAGCGCCGCAGGAATACCAAGACCTTTATGCTGTAGAGAATATGAGCGTTCCTGAAAGTTATATGCCTGAATATACTTACAGACATGCTATTGCCAATGGTGATAATTTAAGAGATGAGGCACTGGCGCCATTTCCAAGAACAGCATTGGCTGTAAAAACCCATAAAAAAGAATATTATGCAAGCATCTCTCATGTAGATGCTCAAATTGGCAAAATCATTGAGGCACTAAAAAACTCTGGCAAGATGGACAATACCTACATCATCTTTACGGCAGATCATGGCTTAGCAATGGGCAGACACGGCTTATTAGGAAAGCAGAGTTTATTTGATCACAGCATTAGACCCCCAATGATTATTTTAGGTCCTGATATCCCTAAAAACAAAAAAACAAATGTAGATGTGTACTTGCAAGATGCCATGGCTACCTCATTAGATCTTGCGGGTATAGACAAACCAAAATACATTGAATATAATAGCTTCTTAAACATTGCAAAAGGAAAAGAATCCAAAAGCAGCTATGATGCTATTTATGGAGCATATTTAGATGTACAACGAATGATTCGTAAAGATGGCTATAAATTAATGGTCTTTCCGAAAATTAAAAAAATACTCCTTTTTAACTTAAACAATGACCCTGAAGAGATGAATGATATTTCAAAACTTCCAGAGGAACAAAAAAGAATAAAAACATTGTTTCTAGACTTACAAAAACTACAAAAGGAAATGGACGATCCTCTTGATATCAGTGACTGTATTGTCGCCATACACTAA
- a CDS encoding SMP-30/gluconolactonase/LRE family protein: protein MFPKSISVVIVFIILSSCKIKKEAVVGYKSVLAANFSIEILTEEGNLVIDKHSSIEILAGGFTWTEGPLYIENGDYLLFSDIPNSKVFKIDAQGKTHVYLHPSGSDVKNYTGKEAGSNALMYYKDELILMQQGERRIARMKAPMNAPKERYEMIIDRFEGKKLNSPNDGVFDAHGNLYFTDPPYGLPNGINDVTKELDFQGVYCLLASGKLIVLDRDIKYPNGITLSPDQKTLYVAASDPEKAAWYSYTVVQPGIVTEKKIFYDVTALDRDKKHKGLPDGMKTNQEGYLFATGPDGVWIFNPDGVVIARIHTGLLTANCALATDESQLFLTADDYILKVALK, encoded by the coding sequence GTGTTTCCTAAAAGTATAAGTGTAGTTATTGTCTTTATCATCCTTTCTAGTTGTAAAATTAAAAAAGAAGCCGTAGTTGGTTACAAAAGTGTGTTAGCCGCTAATTTCTCTATAGAAATCTTAACCGAGGAAGGTAATTTGGTTATAGATAAACACAGTAGTATAGAAATTCTGGCAGGTGGTTTTACGTGGACGGAGGGGCCATTGTATATAGAAAATGGAGATTATCTTTTGTTTTCAGATATTCCAAATAGTAAAGTTTTTAAGATTGATGCTCAAGGAAAAACGCATGTTTATTTGCATCCGTCAGGAAGTGATGTAAAGAATTATACAGGAAAAGAAGCCGGTTCTAATGCGTTGATGTATTATAAGGATGAACTGATTTTGATGCAACAGGGGGAAAGACGAATTGCTAGAATGAAGGCACCTATGAATGCTCCAAAAGAGCGTTATGAAATGATTATTGATAGGTTTGAGGGCAAAAAATTAAATAGTCCTAATGACGGAGTATTTGATGCCCACGGGAACCTTTATTTTACAGACCCTCCTTATGGTTTGCCTAATGGAATAAACGATGTTACAAAAGAGTTAGATTTTCAGGGTGTTTATTGTTTGTTGGCTTCTGGAAAACTAATAGTACTTGATAGAGACATAAAGTATCCTAATGGAATTACACTATCACCTGATCAGAAAACACTTTATGTAGCGGCTTCTGACCCTGAAAAGGCAGCTTGGTATTCTTATACTGTTGTGCAGCCGGGAATAGTGACTGAAAAAAAAATATTTTATGATGTTACTGCTCTAGATCGTGATAAAAAACATAAAGGATTGCCAGATGGGATGAAAACAAATCAAGAAGGATATCTGTTTGCTACTGGCCCAGATGGTGTTTGGATTTTTAATCCTGATGGAGTTGTAATCGCTAGAATCCATACTGGATTATTAACTGCGAATTGTGCTCTGGCTACAGATGAGTCTCAATTATTCTTAACCGCCGATGATTATATCTTAAAAGTTGCTTTAAAATAA